The sequence below is a genomic window from Desulfobulbus oligotrophicus.
ACGCGGCGCTCGGTGACGAACTGGTGGCCATCACCGGCGTTGACGCGGCAGCCGGGACAATCACCGTCGACCGGGGCGTGCTCGATACCATCCCGGTCAGCCATGCGGAGGGAGCCTATCTGTGGTGCCATGAGAGCTTGTTCGGACTCGACCGCACCGCACGGGTGAGCGGGGAGTCGGTGGATGTGCGCATTCTGCCGTCAACCGCCATGGGCCGCCTGTCCCTGGCCGATGCGCCGACCAACAGCCTCCTCACCGTGGGACGGATGATGCGGCCCTATCCGCCGGGTAACGTGCGGATTAACGGGTCGAGGTGGCCGGTATCGATCGGAGCGGCCGAAGAACTGATCGTCACCTGGGCGCATCGCGACCGGATCACCCAGACGGTTTCCCTGGTTAGCCAGGACACCGGCAATTTTGGACCGGAAGCCGGGGTGACCTATACGCTCCGGATTTACGGCGAGACCGGCACCCTGCTCCGTACCGTCACCGGCGTGACCGGGACTGCGTACACCTATGCCTCGGCCGATGAAATCGCCGACAGCGGCCTGGGTCGGCTCAACACCAGCCTGCGCGTGGAGCTTGAGAGCGTGCGTGGCTCGCTGGTGAGTCTGCAGCTGTGGGATCTCGCCGTGGCGAGGAGTTGACGAGTGTCAGGTTATGGATGCGCTGATATGGATGCACTGGTCATAGCCCCAGCCCCGACCAACCTGGTTGTCAAGGCCGGAGCGGACATCCTGTCGGCTGGATGGAATACGGTTATTGATGCCGATGGATATCAGGTGTCCATGGTGGTTGATGGTGCAGAGGTGTATGGCCTGTTTGTTTCAGATTCATCGGTCGAGATCAATCCGGGCAGGCTGGCGGAGATAGGTGGTCCATGGCCCAGCTTTGAGATCCGTGTTGCCGCTCTGGTCAACAACATGCCGGGAAGATCATCGGCGAGGCGCCGAATCTGCCCTATTACGAGCTGGAGGCATGATTCTGTGTTTTTTGAGGATATCAATTTTTGGTTACCGGTTATCTCGGCCGTATGTGGCATGGTTGGCGGTATCTTCCTGGCCGGCAAGAAACAGGGCGCGCACGAGAGTGTTGTGGAGCGCCAGGGCAAGGATATTGAAGGTATTAAGGATGAGCGTTCAAAGCTGCTGGCAGACCTTAAAGAGGCGGTCTGTGATGGCTTCAGGCTGGCCATTGCCGAGTTGCGCGTTGAGCAGGCTCAGCGCCACGGTGGCCATGATGCAGCCCTGGCAGCCCTGGCCGTTAAGATGGCTAGCGCTGAGAGTGATATTGTTGAGATCTTTGGCCGGCTAAACCGTCGGGAGTACGATTACGGCCGCCCCGAAGGTGATCGCCGGAAAAACATTGCATGAACCCCTGGTTCTGGATGCGGCTGCTACGGTGGTGTCTCATCCTGGCTACGATTGCAGCAGCCTGGCTGCTGATAAAGGTTTACACGGAGGAGCTGGTGACAAATTTTGATAGGGCAATTGTACACGTGTTGGCTAACGAGGGCGGATACAGCAATAACCCCAAGGATCCCGGCGGGGAAACCATGTGGGGCATTACCAGGGCCACAGCCACAGCTGCCGGTTATAGCGGAGAAATGAAAGATTTACCTTTGCGGATTGCAAAAAAAATCTATAGGGAACGCTATTGGCGGCTGGAATACGAGAGGATGCCCTATGTGGTGGCGGTGCAGGTGTTTGATGCGGCCGTGAACTCCGGTCCGGTTGCGGCTATCAAATGGCTGCAACAGGCGGTGGGTACCAGGCAGGATGGTGTTATTGGTCCGCTGACCATGGCGGCGGTCGGGCGGCGCGATCCATTACAGATCGTGCTCCGATTTTGTTCAGCTCGGTTAAAATTTTTAACCAGTCTGCCAACCTGGCCATCGTTCGGCCGTGGTTGGGTTAACCGGATTGTCGGAAATATGCTCATTACTGATAATGATTAAGAGGTGAATGTGAATCTGAAACTGATACCGGAATGGAAAGATGGGCTGAAGATGTACTCCGTACAGGTGCAGGCTGTTATTGGCAGCCTCTGCGCCATCTATCTGGCAATCCCGGAAAAACTGCAGGATAAAATCGAGATGTGGTGGCTGTTGGTGCTGTTTATGGTGTTGGTGGTGGTTGGCATTGTCGGCCGCCTCATCGACCAGGGCATTACCGTCCACCATAAGGGGCGTAGTGATGATGCACCAGCTGACCGTTGATAGTCGCCACTGCCGGGGGCTGCATCTCTGCCACCAGTGTGAGGCCATTACACCGGGCCTGGTGCATTACTGTGAGATGCACGGCAGGGTGTTGATCAGCTGGCCTAATACGGCCGCGAAGCAGCCTCTGCTGTCTAAATTGATTGTTAATTGCCCGGACCGGGCAATCATGATGAAACCTGTTGAATGAGAGGTGTATGATGAGAGTGGTATTGTTTTTTTCGTTGATGATTGCGTGTCTGTTTCCGGCTGGTCCGGCTGCTGCCTATGATGCGGTGTTTAATTTCAGCCACGCGGCTCCGGATACGGTCAAGGAGTTTAAAGTCAAGTACGGCCCCACAACCGGCGGGCCGTATCCGTACACCGTGGAGTGCGGCAAGCCGCGGCTCCGTAACGACGGGACCTACAATTGCACCGGCAATAATATCAACCTGGATCCCATGTATGCGGTGGCCTATGCCTACGATGAGGCCGGCGGTGAATCTCCGCCCAGTAATGAGGCCATGTACGATCCACCACCAATAGCCCCAAAAGAGCTTAAATATACCATCACTGGTACGGTGGTGCTCACCCCTACCGACTGATAATATCCTGGTCGACGGCCGCTGCGGCCCGATAACCCTGGACCGCTTCCGCCGCTACATGGAGTCTTCGCCACCCTCGATCGAGGCCCGGCGGGCTCTCCTTCTCAACGTCCTGGCCTCGCTTTACCAGTGCCGGATCATCGCCTGGATGCGCGCCAACCCGGCGAGAGAGGAATATCGTGGCCTCCTGATGCGGTGATTTCCACTGTCCGCTGGACAATGGAATAAAAAAAAGCCGGAAGCAGTAAGCTCCGGCTTATCCCTGGTAAGCATTGGTAAGCATTTTATCAAGCAATGTCTTCTAAATGGTCGGGAAGAGAGGATTCGAACCTCCGACCCCAGCGTCCCGAACGCTGTGCTCTACCAGACTGAGCCACTTCCCGATCCAGATTTTTTTTTACATCTCTACATAGTGGATAAGTATGTTTTGGAGGCTTCCATTTAGCATGGTTTTATTGCTCTGTCCAGCCATTTTCATTGAGAGGCAACCCCGAAACACTGGAGCAATACTATGTATTGCTCACTGTGCTCTGCAGCACTTTAAAGTGTCTCTTCACAATAAAAAAAGCTGACGAGCTGCCAGCTTTTTCACCATTTTACAGTTACCTGTCAGTTGACGGCATCTGTTAGTTTGCTGCCTGGTTTAAATTTAGCGATTGTCTTAGCAGGAATCTCAATCGGAGCTCCAGTACGCGGGTTTTTCGCTGTCCGTGCCGCACGCTTGACAGTTGAAAACGTTCCAAAACCAATCAAAGTCACTTTGTCGCCTTTGCTCAAAGCGCTTGATACAGCCATCAGCATGCCATTTAATGCTTTTTCTGCTGCGGTTTTACTGATATCCGCTGCCTCCGCCATGGACTCAACCAATTCCTTCTTATTCATTCTTCCCTCCAAGAAATTTAAACATCGCCACTGCTTTGCCCGGCAATAACTGCCAGAGCAGCATCTGTTGACAACGAACAGAGGAACTAAAATCAAAAAAGGAATCTTTGTCAAAGAAAAAAACATTCCTCTTGTTGGGCGGGTATCGTGCACCAAAAAGAATGTCCTTTGACTCAGCCTCTTCCTGCCAGATCAAGAAGCACGGAGTCAACACCGTAGCGTCGGAAAAAATCGAGCACTGCCAAGCGGATGCTTACCTCTGAAAATGTTGAAAATTCATTGTTTTGAATAGCAATATGCACTGTGTCGTGCCGATGTGGATTGAGATACACCCGACAACCAATAAATCCAAATCGCCGCAGTCCCTCTTCAAAGAGTGCCACCAATTGCAATCGTTCTTCGTTGATAGACATACCGGTTGGAATCCTGGTTGCCAGGCAAGAGGCAGAAGGCCGATTCCAGGTTGTCAGATTCAATTGACGGCTCAGCCCCCGGACATCATTTTTATCAAATCCGGATGCAACCAGAGGTGTTTGCACCTGAAGTTCATCAATTGCACGAAGCCCGGGACGATGACTGTTAAGATCGTCGCAGTTGGTTCCATCCAGCAAATACGAGTATCCACGCTCTTGCATCCGTGTACGAAACAGCTGGTACAACTGTCTTTTACAATGATAGCAACGGTTATCCGGATTCGTGATAAATGTATCCCATTGCAGGGGGGTAACTTCGACAATATCCAGACAAAGATCCTGCTCACAGTTATTTTGCACAGCCCACTGCTGTACGTGCTCAATCTCGCCGGGAGTCTGTAACGCCGATCGTGCAAACAGAGCTAGAACATGACGTCCTCCCAGGACATCAAGAGCACACTTTAACAATAAAGAGCTGTCGGCTCCTCCGGAAAAGGCCACAGCCACCCTTCCATAACCTTGCAGAATAGACTGCAGTTGTTTCTGTTTTCTCTTCAGGCTCACCTGACCACCTCCTTGAATTTTCTGAATGCCGGGAAGCAGGTGCCTCTACCTATATCATTGACATTAACTGCAACCTTTCAATGTTTAAATAATCGAATTAAAGAACACCGCATGAGGGCTGGAAGCAGCCGGAAAACCACACCTCATGGAGGTACACAACAAATGTGATTTGGACTGTTTAGTAAGCCTTTTGGGGTGCATATATTTCACATCTTTTTTACTTTTTCCAATTGCTGGACATGTTTTGTTCATTATAGTAAGACGCCACACCGTCAGACAGGCATCAATGAAGCCGAACAACATCTGCCCATGGACGCAGTAAAGAGGTAACGACAGTTGACAGACAAAACGGTAGTTGAATTGCGCCGAGTATCAAAGGCTTACGGTGACGATCATGCATTGGTTGATATCTCATTGACCGTGGCTGATGGTGAATTTCTTTCTCTCCTTGGTCCTTCAGGCTGCGGAAAAACCACTTTACTGCGTTTGATCGGCGGATTTGAGCAGTGCACTGCCGGTACTCTGCTCCTTGACGGTATGGCTGTTGAAGGAACGCCTCCGGAAAAACGGGCAGTCAACACGGTTTTCCAGAACTACGCCCTGTTCCCGCACATGACAGTGTTTGACAACGTTGCCTTTGGCCTGCGCATGGCCAAAAAACCAGACGATGAAATTGTCGCTGCAGTTGCTCAGGTGCTGCATCTTGTCCAGCTGTCCGGGATGGAGCGGCGAAAACCATCGGAACTCTCCGGAGGGCAGCAACAACGAGTTGCCATTGCCCGGGCTGTTGTCAATAAACCTCGAGTCCTCCTTTTGGACGAACCGCTCTCTGCTCTTGATCATCGCCTGCGCAAGCAGATGCAAAAGGAGTTAAAACAACTGCAGCGTACCCTGGGGATCACCTTTATCTTTGTAACCCACGATCAGGATGAGGCCTTTGCCATATCGGACCGGGTTGTGGTCATGCAGAATGGGAGAATTGAGCAAATCGGCACCCCCATGGAGATTTACGAAGAGCCGGTCAACCTTTACGTTGCAAGATTTGTCGGTGACATCAACGTATTAGACGGTATCATTCAAGGAAGAATTGATCAGAACTCCTATCGGGCACTTGTGGAAGGAGCCTCTGTGCGTCTACGTAGCCATCGATCGTTCGTTCCCAATCAACCGGTGCATATCTTATTGCGCCCGGAGGACTTTCGAATGGAGCTGGAACAGGATGTCAGTGACTCACAGGAGTTGATTGCCAAATTCCAGCAGGCACGACTGAAAGGTATAGTTCGTCGCCTTTTTTATCATGGCGCCACGTATACTGTTGAAGTTGACCTTGCAAGTGGTTCCCAGGTACAGATCACTGAATTTTTTGATGAGGACAGCGATGATCTGAGTTTTCAATCAGGTGATGTGGTAACACTCGGCTGGCATGAAGGCTGGGAGGTTGTTCTACCCCATGAATGAGAGTCTCTTTTTTCGCCGGTTATTAATTGGCACCACCTGGACCTGGGTTCTCCTGCTGGCCCTTGTTCCCTATATTATCCTTCTTGGAGCCAGCTGGTTGCAACCGGGAACCGACACGCTGGTGTTGCCGACGCTGACAAAAGAAAATTACAGCCATCTGTTATCCTCAACGGCTTTCACCATAACCGCTGAATCTGTTCTGTTGGCTGCATGTACCGCTGTTCTTTGTCTGGCGATCGGTTATCCTTTTGCAGCCATCCTGGCCAATGCCCCTGCAAAACGGCAGCCATTGCTCCTGCTGCTGGTCATGATTCCTTTTTGGACCAACTCACTGATCCGCACCTATGCACTGGTCATGCTGCTCAAAGCGGATGGCCTGATCAACGCAGCCCTCATCCGCACAGGCCTGATAACCGAGCCTCTGCAGCTCATGTACACTCCCTTTGCCGTGTTCATTGGGCTGGTTTACACACTGCTGCCCTTTATGATTCTTCCTCTTTATGCGGCGCTGAAAGCTGTTGATCCCAAACTGCTTGAAGCTGGACGGGATCTTGGTGCCAGCTGGCTGCAAAATTTTTTAAAAATCACAATCCCCCTGACCATGCCCGGCATTATCGCTGGTACAATGCTGGTTTTCCTGCCGGCACTCGGTATGTTTTATGTTTCAGATATTCTCGGCGGTGCCAGAACCATGCTCCTTGGCAACTATATCCGTGACCAGTTTTTAGTCTTCCGCAACATTCCAATGGGCTCGGCAGCCAGTATCACCATGACCTTGGCCATGGGTCTACTTTTACTGCTGTACTACTTAGCCACCCGACGCTCCGGTGAGAAGGTGATGCAATGAGAAGATGTGTGCAATGGGGTTATGCCGGCAGTGTTTACCTGTTCTTGTACCTGCCACTTGCTATTGTTGCTGTTTTCTCCCTGAACAATTCCAGATATTCGCTGGCATGGAAAGGTTTCACCTTTGACTGGTATGTTAAACTGTGGAATAATACTGATCTTATGACCGCAGCTCTTCATTCGCTGGTCATTGCCGCCAGTGCCGCTACTCTGTCCACGTTACTTGGAACAGGGGCTGCCTTTATTCTCCACCACTATCGCTTCACCGGTCGTCGTGCACTGTTTGGTGTGCTTTTTGTCATGATGATGTCGCCTGATATCGTGATTGCCATTTCACTCTTATTGTTTTTTTTAGCCCTGTTCCTGCCGCTGGGGTTCATTACCCTTCTCATCGCACATACTGCCCTCTGTGTCCCCTTTGTTGCCATTACTGTTTATTCGCGTTTTCACGGTTTCCCCACCGACATCGTTGATGCGGCCCGAGACCTCGGTGCCAACGAATACCGGGTGTTCCGGCAGATTGTTCTTCCCCTTGCCGCCCCTGCAGTTATTGCCGGCTGGTTGCTCAGCTTCACCCTGTCTCTTGACGATGTCATTATCAGTTTCTTTACGACCGGCCCGGATTATGAAGTTTTACCGCTACGTATCTACTCCATGGTGCGCCTTGGCATTAAACCCGATGTTAATGCACTGTGCGTGGTGCTGATGATCATCACGGCAACCGCATTGGTTCTTACCCGAAAATTACTCAAGGAAAAAACATGAAAACGTTTCTTACTTCGGCATGCCTGATTCTTTTCATGCTCATGGCAGCTGTTTCCACCAGTTTGAGTGCAGATAAAGTGCTGAACCTTTTTATCTGGTCTGAGTACATGCCCGATGAGGTGCTGGCAGACTTTACCAGGGAAACCGGTATCCGTGTCAACATTGCCACCTATGACAGCAACGAGGCAATGTATGCCAAAATCAAGCTGGTGGGAAAAGGGTATGACCTCATTGTCCCGTCCTCAGATTATGTTGGTCTGATGCGACGTCAAGGTATGCTCAACCCGATCGATGTCGATAAAATCAGCAACTTTCAGTTCATTGCCCCTCAGTTTGTCAACCAGTCTTTTGATCCGGGCAACAAGTATTCAATCCCTT
It includes:
- the potC gene encoding spermidine/putrescine ABC transporter permease PotC codes for the protein MRRCVQWGYAGSVYLFLYLPLAIVAVFSLNNSRYSLAWKGFTFDWYVKLWNNTDLMTAALHSLVIAASAATLSTLLGTGAAFILHHYRFTGRRALFGVLFVMMMSPDIVIAISLLLFFLALFLPLGFITLLIAHTALCVPFVAITVYSRFHGFPTDIVDAARDLGANEYRVFRQIVLPLAAPAVIAGWLLSFTLSLDDVIISFFTTGPDYEVLPLRIYSMVRLGIKPDVNALCVVLMIITATALVLTRKLLKEKT
- the potA gene encoding spermidine/putrescine ABC transporter ATP-binding protein PotA, whose protein sequence is MTDKTVVELRRVSKAYGDDHALVDISLTVADGEFLSLLGPSGCGKTTLLRLIGGFEQCTAGTLLLDGMAVEGTPPEKRAVNTVFQNYALFPHMTVFDNVAFGLRMAKKPDDEIVAAVAQVLHLVQLSGMERRKPSELSGGQQQRVAIARAVVNKPRVLLLDEPLSALDHRLRKQMQKELKQLQRTLGITFIFVTHDQDEAFAISDRVVVMQNGRIEQIGTPMEIYEEPVNLYVARFVGDINVLDGIIQGRIDQNSYRALVEGASVRLRSHRSFVPNQPVHILLRPEDFRMELEQDVSDSQELIAKFQQARLKGIVRRLFYHGATYTVEVDLASGSQVQITEFFDEDSDDLSFQSGDVVTLGWHEGWEVVLPHE
- a CDS encoding DUF7940 domain-containing protein yields the protein MNLKLIPEWKDGLKMYSVQVQAVIGSLCAIYLAIPEKLQDKIEMWWLLVLFMVLVVVGIVGRLIDQGITVHHKGRSDDAPADR
- the larE gene encoding ATP-dependent sacrificial sulfur transferase LarE — translated: MSLKRKQKQLQSILQGYGRVAVAFSGGADSSLLLKCALDVLGGRHVLALFARSALQTPGEIEHVQQWAVQNNCEQDLCLDIVEVTPLQWDTFITNPDNRCYHCKRQLYQLFRTRMQERGYSYLLDGTNCDDLNSHRPGLRAIDELQVQTPLVASGFDKNDVRGLSRQLNLTTWNRPSASCLATRIPTGMSINEERLQLVALFEEGLRRFGFIGCRVYLNPHRHDTVHIAIQNNEFSTFSEVSIRLAVLDFFRRYGVDSVLLDLAGRG
- a CDS encoding glycoside hydrolase family 108 protein, with product MTNFDRAIVHVLANEGGYSNNPKDPGGETMWGITRATATAAGYSGEMKDLPLRIAKKIYRERYWRLEYERMPYVVAVQVFDAAVNSGPVAAIKWLQQAVGTRQDGVIGPLTMAAVGRRDPLQIVLRFCSARLKFLTSLPTWPSFGRGWVNRIVGNMLITDND
- a CDS encoding ABC transporter permease subunit, with amino-acid sequence MNESLFFRRLLIGTTWTWVLLLALVPYIILLGASWLQPGTDTLVLPTLTKENYSHLLSSTAFTITAESVLLAACTAVLCLAIGYPFAAILANAPAKRQPLLLLLVMIPFWTNSLIRTYALVMLLKADGLINAALIRTGLITEPLQLMYTPFAVFIGLVYTLLPFMILPLYAALKAVDPKLLEAGRDLGASWLQNFLKITIPLTMPGIIAGTMLVFLPALGMFYVSDILGGARTMLLGNYIRDQFLVFRNIPMGSAASITMTLAMGLLLLLYYLATRRSGEKVMQ
- a CDS encoding HU family DNA-binding protein; this encodes MFFSLTKIPFLILVPLFVVNRCCSGSYCRAKQWRCLNFLEGRMNKKELVESMAEAADISKTAAEKALNGMLMAVSSALSKGDKVTLIGFGTFSTVKRAARTAKNPRTGAPIEIPAKTIAKFKPGSKLTDAVN